From a region of the Actinomycetota bacterium genome:
- a CDS encoding cellulase family glycosylhydrolase — MQLPTRKRPLCLMVAALITVAVLAPIGAPSAATSGIEQAGRYFVDDQGRVRILHGTAFMNIQRSSEVHSAEFNADDAAFLASNGLTLLHLDIFLSGVMPEPYTFDEAYLDGVEKIVNTAHAAGISVFLDFCQAAWANKYDGIGVPDWMAEDDGVPSTAASENLAAKYFGNPALWRALDNFWTNAEVAGAPLQDHYESAWRHVAGRFKNHPGVLGFEIMNEPFPGTQWSSCASPAGCPAFDKAMLQPFTERMGNAIKEVAPDKFVIYEPNVTFDFGANTWLEDPGTRPAALSYHIYCLGLQFGTPPTGDPGCEQLGERPQFGYAADYAQKYGIPLILSEFGHFTTTKEEDVSPIIDRVANMADEIGSSWTYWLYALGNPEGDDPDYTSSSIVKDLRKPPTEDNLVQNRVNAIVRAYPRAVAGTPLSYAWEGEAKKFTLEYTPARADGTGTFEKGSITEVFVPERQFPTGYTVDVDGATVDSEPGAPILRLKLDEGATRVFVTITPAG; from the coding sequence ATGCAGCTTCCAACACGCAAGAGACCGCTCTGCCTGATGGTCGCGGCACTGATCACGGTTGCCGTGCTGGCGCCGATCGGAGCACCGTCGGCAGCGACATCGGGGATCGAGCAGGCCGGCCGCTATTTCGTAGACGACCAAGGACGCGTTCGCATTCTGCACGGGACTGCGTTCATGAACATCCAGCGCTCCTCTGAGGTCCATAGCGCCGAGTTCAACGCGGACGACGCCGCTTTTCTTGCATCGAACGGCCTCACGCTCTTGCACCTCGACATCTTTCTCTCCGGCGTCATGCCGGAGCCCTACACCTTCGATGAGGCGTACCTAGATGGAGTCGAGAAGATCGTGAATACGGCGCACGCCGCAGGGATCTCGGTGTTTCTCGACTTCTGCCAGGCGGCTTGGGCCAACAAGTACGACGGGATCGGAGTACCCGACTGGATGGCCGAGGACGACGGCGTTCCGAGCACGGCAGCCTCGGAGAACCTCGCCGCGAAGTACTTCGGGAACCCCGCGTTGTGGCGCGCGCTCGACAACTTCTGGACGAACGCAGAGGTCGCGGGTGCCCCCCTCCAGGATCACTACGAGAGCGCGTGGCGCCATGTGGCCGGCCGATTCAAGAACCACCCGGGCGTCCTCGGGTTCGAGATCATGAATGAGCCCTTCCCGGGGACTCAGTGGTCGTCGTGCGCGAGTCCTGCGGGTTGCCCTGCGTTCGACAAAGCGATGTTGCAGCCCTTCACCGAGCGGATGGGGAACGCAATCAAGGAAGTGGCTCCCGACAAGTTCGTTATCTATGAGCCGAACGTCACCTTCGACTTCGGGGCCAACACCTGGCTCGAGGACCCCGGCACGCGGCCGGCGGCCCTTTCCTACCACATCTACTGCCTCGGGCTTCAGTTCGGCACGCCGCCAACGGGGGACCCAGGATGCGAGCAACTCGGCGAACGACCGCAATTCGGCTACGCCGCCGACTACGCACAGAAGTACGGGATTCCTTTGATCCTTAGCGAGTTCGGGCACTTCACCACTACGAAGGAAGAGGACGTGAGCCCGATCATCGATCGCGTCGCAAACATGGCGGACGAGATCGGATCGAGTTGGACCTACTGGCTGTACGCGCTGGGGAATCCCGAAGGAGATGACCCGGACTACACGTCTTCGAGCATCGTGAAGGACCTGCGCAAGCCCCCCACGGAAGACAATCTCGTTCAGAACCGTGTGAACGCGATCGTGCGAGCTTATCCGCGCGCAGTCGCCGGAACCCCGTTGTCCTACGCGTGGGAAGGCGAAGCCAAGAAGTTCACCCTCGAATACACGCCGGCGCGCGCCGACGGAACGGGTACGTTCGAAAAGGGATCGATCACAGAGGTATTCGTTCCGGAACGGCAGTTCCCAACCGGCTACACCGTTGATGTCGATGGTGCGACAGTGGACTCGGAACCGGGAGCACCGATACTGCGGCTGAAGTTGGACGAAGGCGCTACGCGCGTCTTCGTCACGATAACTCCGGCCGGCTAG
- a CDS encoding ribbon-helix-helix protein, CopG family: MRYQRTQVYLDPEQHAALIAEAAARGISLAELMRRIVNDHVSKQAPRYDAKTWDALIGVAGESDDEPTDVVSDWKGEVAKAFAAGHARETAPPARKRATKR; this comes from the coding sequence ATGCGGTATCAGCGAACCCAGGTGTATCTCGACCCCGAGCAGCACGCGGCGCTGATCGCTGAGGCGGCCGCGCGCGGGATCTCGCTCGCCGAGTTGATGCGCCGCATCGTGAACGACCACGTCTCGAAGCAAGCCCCCCGCTACGACGCAAAGACCTGGGATGCGCTCATCGGAGTTGCGGGGGAGTCCGACGACGAGCCGACGGACGTCGTCTCGGACTGGAAGGGCGAGGTTGCGAAAGCGTTCGCGGCGGGCCACGCCCGCGAAACCGCCCCGCCGGCGCGCAAGCGAGCGACGAAGCGGTGA
- a CDS encoding DMT family transporter, whose protein sequence is MRIRAGYLEVLACTLTWGTIGSIVKHVDVPAAVIVFVRLILGFVVVVGYMAVRGRLAQLRPGARPWLLASTGVVLAAHWVLLFEAFQRLTVASTILIVYLGPVLMAVAAPFVLRERLRAVSVGALALAFGGIALIAVPDLGGIDRLGLAFALCSAVLFALLMLVGKILSGHYEPAAIVVWQLGVAALVLTPALAQARATDLRSNAPVLLLLGVVHSGILGIVFFHAMRALQAQQLGVLLYLEPASAVLYAWWLLGERPGLNTFAGGVLIVAAGIIIILGDRVTAVSAGASAPAVEVT, encoded by the coding sequence ATGCGGATACGAGCCGGATACCTAGAGGTTTTGGCCTGCACGCTCACGTGGGGCACGATCGGTTCGATCGTCAAACACGTGGACGTCCCGGCCGCCGTTATCGTCTTCGTGCGACTGATCCTCGGGTTCGTCGTCGTCGTCGGGTACATGGCAGTTCGCGGCCGCCTCGCGCAGCTCCGGCCGGGCGCGCGCCCGTGGCTCCTCGCGTCGACAGGGGTCGTCCTGGCCGCGCATTGGGTGCTGCTGTTTGAGGCGTTCCAGCGGCTCACTGTGGCTTCGACGATCCTGATCGTCTACCTCGGTCCCGTACTGATGGCCGTTGCCGCACCATTCGTTCTGCGAGAGCGTCTTCGCGCCGTGTCGGTCGGCGCGCTCGCGCTTGCCTTCGGGGGGATCGCACTGATCGCCGTCCCCGATCTCGGGGGAATCGATCGGTTGGGGCTCGCATTCGCGCTTTGCAGCGCGGTGCTGTTCGCCTTACTGATGTTGGTGGGCAAGATCCTGAGTGGGCATTACGAGCCCGCGGCGATCGTCGTGTGGCAACTGGGCGTGGCGGCGCTCGTGCTTACGCCGGCTCTTGCGCAGGCGCGCGCTACCGACTTGCGATCGAACGCTCCGGTGCTGCTTCTCCTTGGAGTGGTGCACTCCGGGATCCTGGGCATCGTGTTCTTCCACGCGATGAGGGCGTTGCAGGCGCAGCAACTCGGAGTCCTTCTATACCTCGAACCGGCCTCAGCGGTGCTGTACGCGTGGTGGCTGCTGGGCGAGCGGCCGGGATTGAACACCTTCGCCGGCGGGGTCCTGATCGTTGCGGCCGGGATCATCATTATCCTCGGCGATCGGGTGACGGCCGTATCGGCGGGAGCATCGGCTCCCGCCGTGGAGGTGACCTAA
- a CDS encoding DUF4349 domain-containing protein, with product MRPKLSRRTRYGALILIVVLGSAYAAGSLAQRDSAVPSSARLKFVSGGGGSGDTGVLAPQLAPAAPGFSLEGAPVSDQKNAVTAVSGGAIAGFDERVMRTADMWVEVPKKSFSRTWDAVYAIAKDVGGQVLSANRGDVGGPVPLQEESDQVARGDITMRVPAERLETALRRLREVGLVRSESTSSEDVTQQYVDLQSQQRHLRAEEVVLLRLFSKAKSIGDTLAVQTRLSEVQGQIEQITGQIKYIDARTDYSMVSVHLGEPGAIPRDETGPSFAKAWETALDGLVRMGTGALILGVWLGPFAALVIVIWGARRMRKPTASRDA from the coding sequence ATGAGACCGAAGCTGTCACGACGCACGAGGTACGGTGCGCTCATTCTGATCGTTGTGCTCGGGTCGGCGTATGCCGCCGGCTCGCTCGCGCAACGCGACTCGGCGGTTCCCTCTTCTGCGAGACTCAAGTTTGTATCCGGCGGCGGAGGCAGTGGAGACACAGGGGTCTTAGCGCCGCAATTGGCACCCGCGGCACCGGGCTTTTCCCTCGAGGGGGCTCCCGTATCCGACCAGAAGAACGCGGTCACAGCCGTTTCAGGGGGCGCGATTGCCGGGTTCGACGAGCGAGTGATGCGCACGGCCGATATGTGGGTTGAAGTCCCAAAGAAGTCCTTCTCTCGCACCTGGGACGCGGTGTATGCGATCGCCAAGGACGTCGGTGGCCAAGTGCTCAGCGCCAACCGCGGTGACGTGGGTGGTCCGGTTCCGCTTCAGGAAGAGAGCGACCAGGTTGCCCGCGGCGATATCACGATGCGGGTTCCTGCGGAGCGCCTGGAGACCGCGCTGAGGAGACTGCGCGAAGTCGGCTTGGTCCGTTCGGAGTCGACGTCGTCGGAGGACGTGACTCAGCAGTACGTGGACTTGCAGAGCCAACAGCGGCATCTGCGCGCCGAAGAGGTAGTTCTACTGCGGCTCTTCTCCAAGGCGAAGTCGATCGGAGACACGCTCGCCGTACAGACGCGTCTGTCGGAGGTGCAAGGGCAAATCGAGCAGATCACCGGACAGATCAAGTACATCGACGCCCGCACGGACTACAGCATGGTGTCGGTGCACCTTGGTGAGCCGGGAGCGATTCCTCGCGACGAGACCGGACCGTCGTTCGCCAAGGCGTGGGAGACCGCGCTGGACGGTTTGGTGCGGATGGGTACGGGTGCGTTGATCCTGGGCGTGTGGCTCGGTCCGTTCGCGGCGCTGGTTATCGTGATTTGGGGCGCGCGCCGGATGCGCAAGCCGACCGCTTCCCGCGACGCCTGA
- a CDS encoding beta-propeller domain-containing protein yields MRRYLQIALVIVVGLAVVLVGHSPRTARVQPKESASPLPSEAPTYKAAAKASAVSLQRFSRCADLEAHLRRAAQKLVGPWGMEEGEGSGLMWRSAPMDFAVLGDSLLSAPAAMSAGAPSGGRDFSVTNVQEAGVDEPDLVKTDGDRIFVIAQGQFHYVDVRSGRPRLAGTMDLPEGDGQELLLAGDRVLVLSTEWAGQKPREPRAFKGWRGLRTAIAVIDVSDPVAMRVVSTLHVEGSYVAARLVDGLVRVVVKTGAPNLPFVSPSSVGGRANDAAWAERAATLRNRAVLQRSSAAQWLPRFALDVTRGKKRQVSTGRIVECEQVYRPQSFSGAGMVTVVTVDPADPKPDKGATVLADASTVYASLENLYVATNRWDQVGGGLRVAREKVSTQIHQFDISGRRARYLASGAVTGHLLNQWALSEHEGHLRVATTLQPSSPRGKSSSAVTVLERRARVLVPVGRIGGLGRDERIYAVRFIGDLGYVVTFRQVDPLYVLDLSNPRRPVARGQLKIPGYSAYLHPIGDGLLLGVGKHADDKGQVLGLQVSVFDVSNPARPRLRQRWNLPDAYSEAEDEHHAFLWWPSTRTLVLPVHTWDGEGFSGVIGLSVDARHGIKEIGRVEHSTESMDPSTYWDPSVRRSLVVGDTLFTMSDVGLAANGLESFDGRAWIPWQPWYPTTETFAGSSRGDLDGARAKARFDSPGQIAGDEEGNVFVADAGNRRIRRIDTAGTVHTLRFREDQGTESEQLQDAPTGLAVGAAGELYVATRCAIWRLQDPAGASSSLVHVAGGPVIGTACGSDADEAADGFGRMARFASARQIAVDEEGSIIVADAGAHAIRRVQLDADGTGTVTTIAGRLGTAGEKNGQPSVALFDTPTSVAVMPGGGILVADTGNRVLRKIVEPDGVTSVARLRGSPVGLAYDAEHAIAFVTSTGEYSVVWRLRGRRLSVLAGSTTRGFSDGKSGPARFADPSSLVITENGDLLVSDTGNHRIRRIVNG; encoded by the coding sequence ATGCGCAGGTACCTGCAGATTGCGCTGGTGATCGTGGTCGGTCTCGCCGTCGTCCTCGTAGGGCACAGCCCTCGAACCGCCAGAGTCCAGCCGAAGGAGTCGGCCTCTCCGCTCCCGAGCGAGGCACCCACCTACAAGGCCGCGGCCAAAGCGTCCGCTGTTTCGCTGCAGCGCTTCAGTCGTTGCGCGGATCTTGAGGCTCACCTGCGCCGGGCCGCGCAGAAGCTCGTCGGACCGTGGGGGATGGAGGAAGGCGAAGGATCCGGGCTGATGTGGCGGTCGGCTCCGATGGACTTCGCAGTGTTGGGTGACTCGCTTCTCTCGGCGCCGGCTGCCATGTCCGCCGGCGCGCCAAGTGGAGGTCGGGACTTCTCGGTGACCAACGTTCAGGAGGCCGGCGTAGATGAACCCGACCTCGTCAAAACCGACGGCGACCGGATCTTCGTGATCGCCCAGGGCCAATTCCACTACGTCGACGTGCGCTCCGGCCGACCGCGCCTCGCCGGGACGATGGACTTGCCCGAGGGTGACGGCCAGGAATTGTTGCTTGCCGGTGATCGCGTGCTGGTGCTCTCTACCGAGTGGGCGGGACAGAAACCACGGGAGCCGCGTGCGTTCAAGGGGTGGAGGGGACTCCGCACCGCAATCGCAGTGATAGACGTCTCGGACCCCGTGGCAATGCGCGTCGTTTCGACTTTGCATGTCGAGGGGTCCTACGTTGCGGCGCGCCTTGTAGACGGGCTGGTGCGCGTCGTGGTCAAGACCGGCGCTCCAAACCTCCCGTTCGTGAGTCCGTCCTCCGTCGGCGGGCGAGCGAACGACGCCGCGTGGGCCGAGCGTGCGGCGACGTTGCGCAATCGAGCCGTCCTGCAACGCTCGAGCGCGGCGCAGTGGCTTCCGCGGTTCGCCCTCGACGTGACGCGAGGCAAGAAGCGCCAGGTCTCGACGGGCCGCATCGTCGAATGCGAGCAGGTCTACCGGCCGCAGTCGTTTTCGGGCGCCGGCATGGTGACGGTGGTCACGGTCGACCCTGCCGACCCGAAGCCGGACAAGGGCGCGACGGTGCTGGCCGACGCGTCCACTGTGTATGCGTCTTTGGAGAACCTTTACGTCGCCACGAACCGCTGGGATCAGGTCGGCGGCGGCTTGCGTGTTGCCCGCGAGAAGGTCTCTACACAGATCCATCAGTTCGACATCTCCGGACGTCGCGCGCGCTACCTGGCCTCGGGAGCGGTGACCGGGCACCTGCTCAACCAGTGGGCTCTGTCCGAGCATGAAGGGCACCTGCGAGTCGCGACGACACTGCAGCCGTCGTCGCCGCGCGGGAAAAGCTCCAGCGCGGTCACGGTGCTTGAGCGACGCGCGCGCGTCCTGGTTCCGGTCGGAAGGATCGGCGGCCTCGGCCGGGATGAGCGCATCTACGCGGTTAGGTTCATCGGTGATCTCGGCTACGTCGTCACCTTCCGCCAAGTCGACCCGCTGTACGTGCTGGATCTGTCGAATCCCCGGCGTCCGGTTGCGCGCGGCCAACTCAAGATCCCCGGGTATTCGGCGTATCTGCACCCGATCGGCGACGGGTTGCTCCTGGGTGTAGGCAAGCACGCCGACGACAAGGGGCAAGTGCTCGGCTTGCAAGTATCGGTCTTCGACGTCTCGAATCCCGCGCGCCCGAGGCTCCGTCAGCGATGGAATCTCCCGGATGCGTATTCGGAGGCCGAGGACGAGCATCACGCGTTCCTTTGGTGGCCCTCGACGCGCACGCTGGTGTTGCCCGTGCACACCTGGGATGGCGAGGGCTTCTCCGGCGTCATCGGGCTGAGCGTGGATGCGCGCCATGGGATCAAGGAGATCGGCCGAGTCGAGCACTCGACCGAATCGATGGACCCGAGTACGTACTGGGACCCTTCCGTTCGGCGTTCTCTTGTTGTTGGCGACACCCTCTTCACGATGTCGGACGTCGGGCTGGCTGCGAACGGCCTCGAGTCGTTCGATGGGCGCGCGTGGATTCCCTGGCAGCCGTGGTACCCCACGACGGAGACGTTTGCGGGGTCTTCGCGCGGAGATCTAGACGGAGCGCGCGCCAAGGCTCGTTTCGACTCGCCCGGGCAGATCGCCGGCGACGAGGAGGGAAACGTCTTTGTTGCGGACGCCGGAAACCGGCGCATTCGTCGAATCGACACCGCGGGCACGGTGCACACCCTTCGGTTCCGCGAGGATCAGGGAACGGAAAGCGAGCAACTTCAGGATGCGCCGACCGGTCTAGCCGTTGGAGCGGCGGGGGAGCTGTACGTGGCGACTCGTTGCGCGATCTGGCGTCTGCAGGATCCGGCGGGCGCCAGTTCGAGCCTGGTCCACGTCGCGGGGGGTCCGGTGATCGGAACCGCCTGCGGGTCGGATGCCGACGAGGCTGCCGACGGATTCGGCCGCATGGCGCGCTTCGCGAGCGCGCGCCAGATCGCCGTGGACGAAGAAGGTTCGATCATCGTCGCGGACGCCGGTGCGCATGCGATCCGTCGCGTGCAACTGGACGCCGACGGAACGGGCACGGTGACAACGATCGCGGGACGACTGGGAACGGCGGGCGAGAAGAACGGACAGCCGTCGGTGGCGCTTTTCGACACGCCGACGAGTGTGGCGGTGATGCCCGGTGGGGGGATTCTCGTCGCCGACACCGGCAACCGCGTGTTGCGCAAGATCGTTGAGCCGGATGGCGTAACGTCGGTGGCCAGGCTTCGCGGATCTCCGGTCGGGCTCGCGTACGACGCCGAGCACGCGATCGCGTTCGTAACTTCGACGGGCGAGTACAGCGTCGTGTGGAGGCTGCGGGGTCGACGGCTTTCCGTACTTGCGGGGAGCACCACTCGCGGCTTCTCCGACGGCAAGTCGGGACCCGCACGCTTCGCGGACCCCTCCTCGCTTGTGATTACAGAGAACGGAGACCTTTTGGTTTCAGACACCGGCAACCACCGCATTCGCCGCATCGTCAACGGCTGA
- a CDS encoding PIN domain-containing protein — MSVFVDANVLVAGALPSERAHAKAVRLLRETETQGPFTTDHVLVEAWHVLRARKGFASALRFWQSLAHTPLTIEAVSLPDLERARAIAELWQDQEFDLVDCASFAVMERVGCARAASFDRDFAVYRFGPGRARAFEILG; from the coding sequence GTGAGCGTCTTCGTCGATGCCAACGTGCTCGTGGCCGGCGCGCTCCCGTCGGAACGCGCGCACGCCAAAGCCGTCCGCTTGCTTCGGGAAACCGAGACGCAAGGCCCGTTCACGACCGACCACGTCCTCGTCGAAGCCTGGCACGTTCTTCGCGCGCGCAAGGGCTTCGCTAGCGCCCTGCGGTTCTGGCAATCGCTCGCGCACACGCCGCTGACCATCGAGGCGGTGTCGCTTCCCGACCTCGAGCGCGCGCGCGCCATCGCCGAGCTATGGCAGGACCAGGAATTCGACTTGGTGGACTGCGCGAGCTTCGCGGTGATGGAGCGCGTCGGGTGCGCGCGCGCGGCGTCCTTCGACCGCGACTTCGCCGTGTACCGCTTCGGGCCCGGGCGCGCGCGCGCGTTCGAGATCCTCGGTTGA
- the dnaB gene encoding replicative DNA helicase, whose protein sequence is MAQVAAFQRTPPPGGRVPPHNLEAEESVLGSMLLSKTAVGEALEIVRPDDFYREAHATICASIRDLFTQGEPVDAITVSEELRRRGKLEEIGGGPYIHTLVSSVPTAANATFYARIVGELSTLRRLIDAATTVAQEAYEVPEDVEGMVNRAEELMLGVASGRIRQDFVPIRDLLAESMDHIEALAARGAEITGVPTGFTDLDRMLAGMQAGNLILVAARPAMGKSAFAVNVAQYVAQTAELPVVIFSLEMSWMEIVQRMICAEARVDTNKIRTGRMNEADWRRVSHAVGRLAEAPIFIDDTPSIGMAEIRAKCRRLKDKFGLGLVVVDYIQLMTSPRRTENRVQEVSEISRSMKILAKELSVPVLAVSQLSRQLEQQGSTPRKPRLADLRESGALEQDADVVMFVYREDYYKPDSERKGEADIMLEKHRNGQTGTITLAFLGQFTKFENLARV, encoded by the coding sequence ATGGCACAGGTCGCAGCGTTTCAGCGGACTCCGCCCCCAGGAGGGCGCGTTCCGCCGCATAACCTCGAAGCCGAGGAGTCGGTGCTCGGTTCCATGTTGCTGTCCAAGACGGCGGTCGGCGAGGCCCTGGAGATTGTTCGGCCCGACGATTTTTATCGAGAGGCGCACGCGACGATCTGTGCGTCGATCCGCGACCTGTTCACGCAGGGTGAACCCGTCGACGCGATCACGGTCTCGGAGGAGTTGCGCCGGCGAGGCAAACTCGAGGAGATCGGCGGCGGGCCGTATATCCACACGCTTGTGTCGTCGGTTCCGACGGCCGCCAACGCGACGTTTTACGCGCGCATCGTCGGTGAGCTTTCGACGTTGCGGCGGTTGATCGACGCGGCGACGACGGTCGCCCAGGAGGCTTACGAAGTCCCCGAAGACGTCGAGGGGATGGTCAACCGCGCTGAGGAGTTGATGCTCGGAGTTGCTTCCGGACGTATCCGGCAGGACTTTGTTCCGATCCGCGACTTGCTTGCCGAGAGCATGGACCACATCGAAGCGCTTGCCGCGCGCGGCGCGGAGATCACCGGAGTGCCGACGGGCTTCACCGATCTGGATCGGATGCTTGCCGGAATGCAGGCCGGGAACTTGATCCTGGTCGCCGCGCGCCCGGCGATGGGCAAGTCGGCGTTTGCCGTCAACGTCGCGCAGTACGTCGCGCAGACCGCGGAACTCCCCGTCGTCATTTTCTCGCTCGAGATGAGCTGGATGGAAATCGTCCAGCGCATGATCTGTGCCGAGGCGCGCGTGGATACAAACAAGATCCGCACCGGACGCATGAACGAGGCAGACTGGCGACGCGTGTCTCACGCGGTCGGTCGGCTCGCGGAAGCGCCGATCTTCATTGACGACACGCCGTCGATCGGAATGGCCGAGATCCGCGCGAAGTGCCGCCGGCTGAAGGACAAGTTCGGACTCGGATTGGTCGTCGTGGACTACATCCAACTTATGACGTCGCCGCGGCGGACCGAGAACCGCGTCCAAGAGGTTTCAGAGATCTCGCGCTCGATGAAGATCCTCGCCAAGGAACTGAGCGTTCCCGTCCTGGCGGTGTCTCAGTTGTCGCGTCAACTCGAGCAACAGGGATCGACACCGCGCAAGCCTCGTCTGGCCGACCTTCGCGAGTCCGGCGCGCTCGAGCAGGATGCCGACGTCGTGATGTTTGTCTACCGGGAGGACTACTACAAGCCCGACAGCGAGCGTAAGGGCGAGGCCGACATCATGCTGGAGAAGCACCGCAACGGCCAGACCGGCACCATCACCCTTGCCTTCCTGGGGCAGTTCACCAAGTTCGAAAACCTGGCGCGCGTCTAG